The Hemibagrus wyckioides isolate EC202008001 linkage group LG10, SWU_Hwy_1.0, whole genome shotgun sequence genome includes a window with the following:
- the nucb2a gene encoding nucleobindin-2a, which yields MSWIKALTACLVLSSLLFSSQSVPISVDKTKVNVPEEQVQEMPQSVDTGLHYDRYLREVIDFLEKDQHFREKLQNTGIEDIKQGKLAKELDFVSHHVRTKLDELKRQEVSRLRTLIKAKHDMEGGNDVAVDHQAILKQFEYLNHMNPHTFEVEDLDRLIRSATKDLENYDKERHEEFKKYEMMKEHERREHLKTLSEENRKKEEEHYEEMKKKHADHPKINHPGSQNQLKEVWEEADGLDPDDFDPKTFFNLHDSNGDGFFDEQELEALFTKELEKIYDPANEEDDMVEMEEERLRMREHVMNEVDTNKDRLVSLDEFLMATKKKEFLEPDSWETLEQTQAYTEEEMREFEEHLIRQEQDLIQKTAELQKQRDELERQQEQLNAQKKELQEAVEHMERLKIQKGPPEVHVEGNEVPESPDDQHQAPPEHQVPHENQPLPPGHQDVPAVQQDLSHGQPLPQDSHPNVIQDVQRVP from the exons ATGTCATGGATAAAAGCTCTCACCGCTTGCCTTGTGCTCTCCAGCCTGCTGTTCAGCTCCCAGTCAGTGCCTATTAGTGTAGATAAAACTAAAGTCAATGTGCCAGAAGAACAGGTACAGGAAATGCCTCAAAGTGTG gacacTGGACTGCATTATGACCGCTATCTCAGGGAAGTTATCGATTTCCTCGAAAAAGACCAGCATTTTAGAGAAAAGCTGCAGAACACCGGCATTGAGGACATCAAG CAAGGGAAACTGGCTAAAGAGCTGGACTTTGTGAGCCACCACGTCAGGACTAAACTCGACGAGTTAAAGAGGCAGGAAGTGAGTCGGCTGAGGACGCTGATCAAAGCCAAGCATGACATGGAAGGAGGGAACG acGTGGCCGTGGATCATCAGGCCATCCTGAAGCAGTTTGAGTATCTGAACCACATGAACCCTCATACCTTCGAAGTGGAAGATCTGGACAGACTCATCAGATCA GCCACGAAGGATTTGGAGAACTACGACAAAGAACGTCACGAGGAGTTCAAGAAGTACGAAATGATGAAGGAGCATGAGCGTCGCGAGCACCTGAAGACCCTCAGTGAGGAgaacaggaagaaagaagagGAGCATTACgaagagatgaagaagaagcaCGCCGATCACCCGAAAATCAATCATCCT ggCAGTCAGAATCAGCTGAAAGAGGTGTGGGAGGAAGCGGACGGTCTGGACCCTGATGATTTTGACCCCAAAACCTTCTTCAACCTGCACG ACTCAAATGGAGACGGCTTCTTCGACGAGCAGGAATTAGAGGCGCTGTTCACTAAAGAG CTGGAGAAAATCTACGATCCTGCGAATGAGGAGGACGACAtggtggagatggaggaggagaggtTACGAATGAGAGAGCACGTCATGAACgag GTTGACACCAACAAGGACCGCCTGGTTTCTTTAGATGAGTTCCTAATGGCGACAAAGAAGAAAGAGTTCCTGGAGCCGGACAGCTGGGAG ACTCTGGAGCAGACCCAGGCTTACACCGAGGAGGAGATGCGCGAGTTTGAGGAACATCTCATCAGGCAGGAGCAGGATCTGATCCAGAAAACGGCCGAATTGCAGAAGCAACGTGACGAGCTGGAGAGACAGCAGGAGCAGCTCAACGCACAGAAGAAAGAACTTCAAGAA gccGTCGAGCACATGGAGCGTTTAAAAATCCAGAAAGGTCCACCAGAAGTTCACG ttgaAGGGAACGAAGTCCCAGAATCCCCTGACGACCAACACCAGGCACCTCCTGAGCACCAGGTGCCTCACGAGAACCAGCCGCTTCCTCCAGGACACCAGGATGTTCCTGCAGTTCAGCAGGATTTGAGCCACGGCCAGCCTCTGCCTCAGGATTCTCACCCCAACGTCATCCAGGATGTCCAACGAGTACCGTAG